The Drosophila gunungcola strain Sukarami chromosome 3L unlocalized genomic scaffold, Dgunungcola_SK_2 000003F, whole genome shotgun sequence genome contains a region encoding:
- the LOC128258774 gene encoding uncharacterized protein LOC128258774: MSSLRCKILQLAVLLVLAALQMGTDHLDSDECGCGRRG; the protein is encoded by the exons ATGAGTAGTCTGCGCTGCAAG ATCCTACAATTGGCtgtgctgctggtgctggctGCTTTGCAGATGGGAACCGATCACTTGGACAGCGATGAGTGCGGCTGTGGGCGACGGGGTTGA
- the LOC128258745 gene encoding erythroid differentiation-related factor 1, which produces MEDRNEEIEPCRSIGPHELDAVKSQAVIKLSPVQLPAHFKRLECNTNLNLPPLNWLTTSHSSHGLHQALYQSAGFASFRLGQMFPDCVGEVDVVSDAENIKQLLKLPYSAQSAISMVVHKVGNTLLLDEFDIQKYLLRKADDDWKWLRTFILEHILTYGDTQHNYCLKERSREALQTKNLLSKFLYHSLKQTGDEVDYDVATTPTQLTSRRQGLPITGPVLPEPKIEENVPDPKSSHAFNRNVVWTFEDIRMLIGTDMPIFGGPNRPCISLRLRDAAQPINVLTGIDYWLDNLMCNVPEVVMCYHLDGIVQKYEIIKTEDLPYLENSQFSPQVVRNVAQNILAFLKANATKAGHTYWLFKGRNDDVVKLYDLTTLCQSQEAKKSEGDPPQQQMNPFTVPVGMLLYSVARNMKNTLPHISPKAAGNIRALLDNCIKLLPKEQYPQIVSSSHYILSDLHVPAGIDPKAPKFEEVDSDDQSLYDDDEEEDEEDYEDELLDCNFSSEKSYQSSEQGGGRANVAVRHICDALRDFKSHAKKSKPAPLLATTAERCNISLEHISAGLSCLQYFNGSQEEKLKESETNAKQEEKRRILHEEQNPNMAKPFSAIPLPYEQLKLSQQPAQQPVVKKPSSKAKRSKSKELATTARSNNVSASNRQMSAKFNAQHFGSWNVHLKLLLLEKACLTFATLAEHYYESHSYGSTLRSIELACRCQQVLNKYMANVVSQYSCLLGRAGDCFFQMSKHWAAIEEYVQQYEEQDASMGVIGDELAQELEGEGVDLPSLAPANNVEQVMLHSCKCYEQALEHAQKTESNELLRRLGNVRNELGLKYMYWAQEEYSELMKKKESNKATEDDNPASADPAEPLYVKLTVNSYDCLRRGIEAFTAVEDNVNLAFLYCNMGRFMRLRAHLTMPNESAITLDSQKAFYSEAFNYYEKAKDCLDTRKANAELWDLVHWELSTATFTLAKQLQDYSAADKSSLVDASKEVLELLQKSLRLCDVEHAGARQVLYSFRSGLIHKRIASFHYSQLRSHGCCDFAQLPKSTLQLCKYHYEKATQILEGLKEVGDLLVVQLERISLHEFLAELSTHNAQKIKQMQAALDICLQCQLVFAHVIDANSGQVVDDEFAGHLTLFESRLQNALKTLTKLTLTGKDPKQLSKLYKRMYMETLTGKHGPGAQQSSTACLKHLHMLLARLRAMCDTQLARD; this is translated from the exons ATGGAAGACAGGAACGAAGAG ATTGAGCCATGCAGGAGCATCGGGCCGCACGAATTGGACGCGGTGAAAAGCCAGGCGGTGATTAAGTTATCACCTGTCCAGCTGCCCGCCCACTTCAAGCGGCTGGAATGCAATACGAACTTGAATCTTCCACCCCTCAATTGGCTGACCACTTCGCACAGCAGCCACGGATTGCACCAGGCCCTGTACCAGAGCGCCGGATTCGCCAGTTTCCGGCTGGGCCAGATGTTCCCCGACTGCGTGGGCGAGGTGGATGTGGTCAGTGATGCGGAGAACATCAAGCAGCTGCTCAAGCTGCCGTACAGCGCCCAGAGCGCCATCAGCATGGTGGTGCACAAGGTGGGGAACACGCTGCTCCTGGACGAGTTTGACATACAGAAGTATCTGCTGCGCAAGGCGGACGACGATTGGAAGTGGCTGCGCACGTTCATCCTGGAGCACATCCTAACCTACGGCGACACCCAGCACAACTACTGCCTGAAGGAGCGATCCCGCGAGGCATTGCAAACAAAGAACCTGCTGTCCAAGTTTCTTTATCACAGTCTGAAACAGACTGGTGATGAAGTGGACTACGACGTGGCCACCACGCCCACTCAGTTGACCAGCAGACGGCAGGGATTGCCTATCACAGGGCCCGTTCTTCCCGAGCCCAAGATAGAGGAGAATGTGCCGGACCCGAAGTCCAGTCATGCCTTCAATAGGAACGTGGTCTGGACCTTCGAGGACATACGCATGCTTATCGGCACCGACATGCCCATTTTTGGAGGACCCAACAGGCCGTGCATCAGCCTGCGTTTGAGGGACGCCGCCCAGCCCATAAACGTGCTCACCGGAATCGATTACTGGTTGGACAATCTAATGTGCAATGTGCCCGAGGTGGTGATGTGCTACCATTTGGACGGCATTGTGCAGAAGTACGAGATCATCAAGACTGAGGACCTGCCCTATCTGGAAAACTCGCAGTTTTCGCCACAGGTCGTGCGCAACGTGGCCCAAAACATTCTGGCCTTTCTCAAGGCCAATGCCACCAAGGCGGGACACACCTACTGGCTGTTCAAGGGGCGCAACGACGACGTGGTTAAGCTGTACGACCTAACTACTTTATGCCAGAGCCAGGAGGCTAAGAAGTCGGAGGGTGATCCGCCCCAGCAGCAAATGAATCCCTTCACCGTTCCGGTGGGCATGCTGCTGTACTCGGTGGCTCGCAACATGAAAAACACACTGCCGCACATTAGTCCCAAGGCAGCGGGCAACATACGTGCTCTGCTGGACAACTGCATCAAGCTGCTGCCCAAGGAGCAGTACCCGCAGATCGTGAGCTCCTCGCACTACATACTCTCGGATTTGCATGTGCCGGCGGGGATTGATCCCAAGGCGCCCAAGTTCGAGGAAGTTGACTCCGACGACCAGTCTCTATACGATgacgatgaggaggaggacgaaGAGGACTATGAAGATGAGCTCCTAGACTGTAACTTCTCAAGCGAGAAGAGCTACCAAAGCAGCGAGCAAGGTGGCGGCCGGGCCAACGTGGCTGTGCGCCATATTTGCGATGCTTTGAGAGACTTTAAGTCGCATGCCAAGAAGTCCAAGCCGGCTCCACTCTTGGCCACAACTGCCGAGCGGTGCAACATCTCACTGGAGCACATCAGTGCCGGACTCTCCTGCCTGCAGTACTTCAACGGGAGTCAGGAGGAAAAACTCAAGGAGTCGGAGACAAATGCCAAGCAGGAGGAGAAGCGACGCATTTTGCACGAGGAGCAGAATCCCAACATGGCCAAGCCTTTCAGTGCCATTCCTCTGCCCTATGAGCAGCTTAAACTCAGCCAGCAGCCGGCGCAGCAACCGGTTGTGAAGAAGCCATCGTCCAAGGCCAAAAGAAGTAAGTCCAAAGAGCTGGCCACCACTGCCAGGTCCAATAACGTCAGTGCCAGCAATCGCCAGATGAGTGCCAAGTTTAATGCCCAGCACTTTGGCTCCTGGAATGTGCACTTGAAGCTGCTGCTCTTGGAGAAGGCCTGTTTGACATTTGCAACTCTAGCGGAGCACTATTACGAATCGCATAGCTACGGCTCCACGCTGCGCTCCATTGAGCTTGCGTGCCGCTGCCAGCAGGTACTCAACAAGTACATGGCCAATGTGGTCTCCCAGTACAGTTGTTTGCTGGGTCGAGCAGGCGATTGCTTCTTCCAAATGTCCAAACACTGGGCGGCCATCGAGGAGTATGTGCAGCAGTACGAGGAACAAGATGCATCCATGGGCGTTATTGGCGACGAGTTGGCCCAGGAGCTGGAAGGAGAGGGGGTGGACTTGCCCTCCCTGGCGCCGGCCAACAATGTGGAGCAGGTGATGCTGCACAGCTGCAAGTGCTACGAACAAGCTTTGGAGCATGCCCAGAAAACGGAGAGCAATGAACTGCTCCGGCGACTGGGAAACGTGCGGAACGAGCTGGGTCTCAAGTACATGTACTGGGCTCAAG agGAGTACAGTGAGCTGATGAAGAAGAAAGAGTCGAACAAAGCCACTGAGGATGACAATCCGGCAAGTGCCGATCCTGCCGAGCCGCTGTACGTCAAACTGACTGTCAATTCTTATGATTGCCTACGTCGCGGCATCGAAGCTTTCACTGCCGTCGAGGATAATGTCAACCTGGCCTTTCTCTATTGTAACATGGGTCGTTTCATGCGCTTGCGCGCCCATCTCACAATGCCCAATGAAAG tgcCATTACCTTAGACAGCCAAAAAGCCTTTTACAGCGAGGCATTCAACTACTACGAGAAGGCCAAAGATTGTCTCGATACTCGTAAGGCGAATGCCGAGCTCTGGGACCTTGTCCACTGGGAATTATCCACTGCCACATTTACGTTAGCCAAACAACTTCAAGACTACAGTGCAGCGGACAAATCAAGTCTGGTTGATGCCTCGAAAGAGGTGCTGGAATTGCTGCAGAAATCGTTGCGACTCTGCGATGTAGAGCACGCTGGCGCCCGCCAAGTTCTGTACAGCTTTAGATCGGGACTGATACACAAAAG GATTGCCTCATTCCACTACTCGCAGCTGCGTTCACATGGTTGTTGTGATTTTGCTCAGCTGCCCAAGTCTACTCTGCAGCTTTGCAAATACCACTACGAAAAGGCCACGCAAATACTGGAGGGTCTCAAGGAGGTGGGTGACCTGTTGGTAGTTCAGCTAGAGCGGATCTCCCTCCACGAATTTCTGGCCGAAC TTTCCACCCACAACGCCCAGAAGATCAAGCAAATGCAAGCGGCTTTGGATATTTGTTTACAGTGCCAGCTCGTGTTTGCCCACGTCATCGATGCTAACAGTGGCCAAGTGGTCGATGATGAGTTTGCCGGCCATTTGACGCTTTTCGAGAGCCGCTTGCAGAACGCACTAAAGACGCTCACTAAGCTCACGCTGACCGGCAAGGATCCCAAACAGCTGTCCAAGCTGTACAAGCGCATGTATATGGAAACCTTGACTGGGAAACATGGCCCAGGGGCCCAGCAATCGTCGACAGCTTGCCTAAAGCATTTGCACATGTTGCTCGCCCGGCTGCGGGCCATGTGCGATACCCAGCTGGCCCGCGACTAG
- the LOC128258764 gene encoding guided entry of tail-anchored proteins factor 1: MTLFGLIALLSMLNTFLPDFIRNYLKVSRLWGARNSSEIRQLQKEVESAREQVEEVRNAEHSGEYARTIKIMRAERKVTEAEAKLKSARGVENLMRMGIDTAVFYGSKVLLSLITVIVSIRNRGTPVMIIDEGISLAPFTGLLSFPTGVANAISVPAWAFSCNLTFRLIYGLVKNRRA; encoded by the exons ATGACGTTGTTTGGTCTAATCGCGCTGCTCAGCATGCTGAACACATTCCTGCCAGACTTCATAAGGAACTAC CTCAAAGTGTCCCGCTTGTGGGGCGCCAGAAACTCGTCGGAAAtccggcagctgcagaaggaGGTGGAGTCCGCCCGGGAACAAGTAGAGGAGGTGCGCAATGCAGAGCATTCGGGGGAGTATGCCAGGACCATCAAAATTATGCGCGCCGAGCGAAAAGTAACGGAGGCGGAGGCCAAACTTAAATCCGCGCGTGGAGTGGAGAATCTGATGCGGATGGGCATCGACACGGCCGTGTTCTACGGCTCCAAGGTGCTGCTCTCGCTGATCACGGTCATTGTCAGCATCCGGAATCGCGGCACACCCGTAATGATCATCGACGAGGGCATCAGCCTAGCCCCGTTCACAGGCCTCCTCAGTTTTCCCACCGGCGTGGCCAATGCAATTTCCGTGCCCGCCTGGGCCTTCTCCTGCAACCTGACTTTCCGGCTCATTTACGGCCTGGTGAAAAACCGCAGGGCGTGA
- the LOC128258758 gene encoding signal recognition particle receptor subunit beta: MDKLNENARERKQIKLGEIDTGPILVALLLGFIAVAIFVILRRRSAGRKDILLAGLSESGKSAIFMQLLHGKFPTTFTSIKENVEVYQAGSSSARLVDIPGHYRVRDKCLELYKHRAKGIVFVVDSVTAQKDIRDVADFLYTILSDSATQPCSVLVLCNKQDQTTAKSAQVIKNLLEKELHIVRDTRSRKLQSVGDDDASKSITLGKHGRDFEFSHIAQNIQFVEASAKDQELKPLTDWLARLL, encoded by the exons ATGGACAAACTAAATGAAAATGCACGGGAGCGGAAACAAATCAAGCTGGGCGAGATCGACACCGGTCCCATTTTGGTGGCCCTTTTACTGGGTTTCATCGCAGTGG CCATCTTTGTGATCCTGCGAAGACGCTCTGCTGGTCGCAAGGACATCCTGCTCGCGGGCCTCAGTGAATCTGGCAAAAGTGCCATCTTCATGCAGCTGCTCCATGGCAAATTCCCAACTACTTTTACTTCGATCAAGGAGAACGTGGAGGTTTACCAGGCAGGCAGCTCATCCGCCAGATTAGTGGATATACCCGGACACTACAGGGTGCGCGACAAGTGCTTAGAGCTTTATAAACACCGGGCTAAGGGCATTGTCTTTGTAGTGGACTCTGTTACGGCCCAGAAGGACATCCGCGATGTGGCTGA TTTCCTGTACACCATCTTGTCAGATAGTGCCACCCAGCCCTGCTCCGTTTTGGTCCTTTGCAACAAACAGGATCAAACCACCGCCAAGAGCGCTCAGGTCATCAAAAATCTCCTAGAGAAGGAGCTCCATATAGTGCGCGATACCAGAAGCCGCAAACTGCAATCCGTGGGCGACGACGATGCCAGCAAGTCCATCACATTGGGCAAACATGGACGCGATTTCGAGTTCTCGCACATCGCACAGAACATTCAGTTTGTGGAGGCCTCCGCCAAGGATCAGGAACTAAAGCCCCTAACTGACTGGCTGGCTCGCCTCCTGTGA